DNA sequence from the Sulfurimonas sediminis genome:
GTTAAACTGCTTGATTACACTGGGATTTTGAATATCTTCAGGTGTAATATTTGTCCCTTCTGCTTTATTAAACGCTTCAAGAATTTTTTTGACATTTTTTTCTCTTGGATTGACTGAAACATTATAAAGTTTTAATACAACATCTTTTACACCTTGATGTTCTGCGGCAATTGCTGCTTTAACCAGTGTTGCTGAAGCAGGATGAATTCTTTCGAGTGGAAAATGGTAATAATATACAGCAAACTTTTGGGGCTCTTTTTTCATATCTTTAATCGCCCCTGGCACAAACCCTCTGCAAAAAGGACACAGTGGATCTGAAAAAATGACTATTTTATGTTTCGCATTGGCATTGCCGTAAATCAAATTTTCTTTTGCATAATGTCTGGCTTTTATTGTTGGTTTAACCTTGTCAACAAGAGTTTCTCCTGTATTTATATCTGTCAAATCTTTTGTAATCATCTGTCCGTTTGAAAACCAAATCATTTTTTGGCGAATTACCTGCTTTGGCTTGTTTTTCAAAACAGCTTTCACATTTACAATATAGGCATTCCATTTTGGAAGCTGCTTGAGTGATGTAACATCCTCTACTTTCACATCTACTGATTTGAGTCTGGGATTTTCACTAAATTTATCTTCTAAAAAATCTTCTATTTTTTCACTTGCTGTACTTGCATAAAGAAAACTACTTAAGAGTAGCGTCGTGCTCAATAATTTCAACATCAATGACATCTGAATCCTTTGTTATATTATTTTGTTCTTCAAAAGAAGAATTACATTTTCCTGATTTTACATTATAACGGTTAACAATCATACTCGTAAAAACACTAAACTGCATGAATATACCTAATATGTCTGTTAAAAAC
Encoded proteins:
- a CDS encoding DsbA family protein, with product MSLMLKLLSTTLLLSSFLYASTASEKIEDFLEDKFSENPRLKSVDVKVEDVTSLKQLPKWNAYIVNVKAVLKNKPKQVIRQKMIWFSNGQMITKDLTDINTGETLVDKVKPTIKARHYAKENLIYGNANAKHKIVIFSDPLCPFCRGFVPGAIKDMKKEPQKFAVYYYHFPLERIHPASATLVKAAIAAEHQGVKDVVLKLYNVSVNPREKNVKKILEAFNKAEGTNITPEDIQNPSVIKQFNHDRLVATDLMVGGTPTVYLDGSVDNTKKKYLKVK